cactttaaaacaaaattctttaCTGGTAAACCTACCCAACATCACCAGACCACGTGTTCAGCAACGACCCGCGACCTTCCTTtttgagataattaattaataatcatcCCGCCAATTAAAGAGCGcagaattcaaaatcaatttcgcTTTGTCTAGGTTAATACCGTCTTTTCATCACCTCCGATGCTTTTCCTCTCAACGCAAGAACCTACCGAACAAACACGTGCCAATTATTCTAATCTCTCTTCGCTCATGTAagacaaaaggaaaataaataaatagttgaTAAATCTATTGTTCttaaatactaataataataaataaataaaacactaaGATTTCATActtgtaaaatgaaaaaatcattaGAATTACATtccaaaatgcaaaataaattaagacaACTCAGGCTTGATTATTGATACAATGtataatttctcatatttttttcttgttaacaatagtttttttttaagttcctgaaattgttttctttttgcaattcaattattgaattttatatattttttaattttattcttacaagttatttatattgaaatggTTTTATGTGTTATGATATGTTTTTTGCGTATTCAATGTTCATAGAATATTccataattaaactaaaaattaaagattgattttctaaaatagatttttaggttattattaaaaaattaaaagaccaaaactaacataaaaaaaacattttttttttcatttacggCATTCAAAGTGCATAGAAAACACCAACATATTccctcaaattttaatttttgaatatcttgtctctattctttttatgtttttatgattCAATCCTAGagtttattttatcatgtttcaATTCATGAATGTttagaaaggagagagaaagtgttTGGCAGATCAAATtctgacaataaaaaaaatattaatcttggTATCAGCTTATTTATCTTAGAAATGAGAGCTTGATGGAGATGGTTTTGACCTTTAAATTTACTAGAAAACTAATTGAGACCCATGAATTTTATCTTGATTcggtttgatttatgatttaaacggattaaaagatattttagggTTGAAAATAGTTCTATAGAGTATAGACATTTCTAGGATGTTTTTAGGTGAGAAcaagttgaaattttagtttttgaggTCACAAAACTCGGATCCTAATTTTCCAGTCATCAAATGTAATTGGAAAATGTTtatgatattaacacatcaactTCTACGACACATTATTTGTCAAGGTAGACCATATGTCatctgttattaaaaaaaaaaaaaactggagtaATGATGTGTCGTccactcttaaaaaaaaactcaactaaGCTCACTTGAGCCTTTTCATTTTAGGTCAAGCACGCGAGCCGTGTCTGCGAGGCTTagaacatgtttgggaacgcggtgcaaactgcgttcccaaaaaattttaatttttttttgctaaaatttaatatggtttgtatattttggatcgttttgatgtcctgatgtcaaaaatgatttttaaaaaataaaaaaacatcattggcatgcatttcggcataaaaagttatttgaaaagcaaccgctaccacactgccaagcaCCTTCTTAGTAGTGCCTgacctctttttattttttaaatttaatttttaattactatcctctctttcatgttttaaattatttaattttttttaaaaatagtgatTCATCCTTTAGATTATTTCTATAATCTTATAATATCTCaaagagattattataatttatcacCAATCTTGTAAATTTTTGGAAAGATAAGATGTATTTGCACCATGCAtgcatttataaaaacaaaaatcatatgtatttagtgattaaaattaatctcCAAGATAAATAacagaaaacatataaaattaatggaCAACTAAGGAGGTTTTTTTGCATCTATCTTTTGCTTCTTAAAAGGAAGAtaaacttttattataatttctaattagtattaacaattttttaaataatttaaggttcatatatttctcaatttaatttataaaacaaaagcatcgtttttctatttctcaattaaaaaattttatgacATTGAAAAACACATCCATGACaatatcatctttttattttgtattacaAATTGGCTTGGAATCCCATCCCCAGCACAACCCGGGAACACTGGCGAGCCTAATCTAGAAAACTATATACCAAAGCAAGAGAGAGGTGAGAAGctgaataaagaaagaagaggaaatcTCAAGCTAGTTTTTATACACTGATCACCAATTCAATTCTTGACTTCGTGCCCTATCTGTTACAATATGGGACACAAATCCCATTGTTTTAGCCTCAATTAGTTTGATTCTTCGGGCTCCGCTGCAAGGTGAAGCAACCTTTTTTTCAACGTGCACGTGTAgcctatatttttaaaaaataaaaacttaaaaaaataaaaataaaattattatcattactattattaatCAGAAATATTGTATGTTTGTTTCGTGATTGCTTCTGCGTTTGAAGCAAACcacaaaaaatacatgtttggtAACATATAAACAGCTGTTTACTGTTTGTGAGTCctagttaaatttttattaaaaacgcAGGTGAAGAAAAAGCTACTCTAAACTGCTTCTCAGCTACTGTAGCGGACGTGCAGAGTGAAATTCACTCTGCACATCCCGTGAATAGTATTCACTATTTATGATCGGATCGGGTCCGGTCCGAACCTAAATGTATTAGACCGGGTCCgatctagaaaaaataaatccaatttttttatttttaattgatctttGACACAAAGACCAAggaaaacaataagaaatcaaaagaaaatggaccaaaattattttcattgaaaaaacaaaaatcataaacttaatttaaagatataattgaaagccataaaaactttgacaaaaaaaaataaaaaaaataaaaaataaaagtagaagGACCAGATTGAAATatcttatatatacaaattaaacatcaagggctaatttgaaaacaaacaaaacttcaataaaacaaaaataactaaaaaatatcaaatcaaaagttaaaggaTTGGatctgaaataataataataacaaggaCCATAGTGTatttatcaggaaaaaaaaatgaaggaagaaaaaaaaaatcaatggtaaTACACCGGCCATATTTGAGGAAcgcacacaaaataaaatagttattattattagtgaatAGAAAACGTGAGAGGAGCTACAGTGATGCATCTTACTGTTTTTTAACAACTATTAAAATTAGAAGTtcgagaatatatatattgtcacaCCGAGAAATTAATTACATaagaattcaaaaatacaaagatgcaaataatatttttaaaattacataaaaattacaagttctaaattatataaaaaaatgaattttttaaacccTAAATAGTAaagaaaactcaatttaaatatCGGTAATTTTTAACTctagaattgtttttaatatgtttagaaaaataaactacacaattctatttatattattttttaaaactaaatccacaatttttatattaataaagaatCCAAGATTTCTAAAGTGAAATCATAGAGAGctctaacaattaaaaaagtaacacaggaaaaaaataaattcttataaaaaattaaaaataaaataaaataaaaataatcatgcaAGAATTATCCATGCTCATCCCACATCACTAGTCGATTGAACATGTAGATTATTAAAGATCGCAAAAGAgcatattttcaaatcaataaatgCATCAGTCAAGATTAAAACCaagttcaaagaaaaagaaatgtgaaTTTAAAATACACCCTTCCCCATATGACGAAATCCTCAGCACAAACCTAAAAATTCCCAGCAAATGATCTCCTACCTATAAACACCTCACCCGCAACCCAACAAGCCTCGTATCCAAATCAAATTCCTCCTcccccaccccaccccaccccaccccacccGACCAAACCAAACTCCATTGCTCCTCTTTCATGGCAGAATCCAATTCCCAAACCACCTCACAAACCCTCATCGACGGCAACACCCTCGCCGCCAAATCTCTCGTCGCCTACGGCATAACCCATATGTTTGGCGTCGTGGGTATTCCGGTAACCTCCTTTGCCAATCGTGCTGTGGCCGCTGGAATCCGTTTCATTGCCTTTCACAACGAGCAATCTGCTGGGTACGCTGCCTCTGCGTACGGTTACCTCACCGGCCGGCCTGGGATTCTCCTAACAGTCTCTGGGCCGGGTTGCGTTCATGGGCTTGCTGGATTGTCTAATGCCATGATTAATACATGGCCTATGGTCTTGATCTCGGGTTCTTGCGATCAAAACGATGTTGGTAGAGGTGATTTTCAAGAACTTAACCAAATTGAAGCTGCAAAACCGTTTTCCAAACATTTAGGTAAAGCTAAAGACATTAAAGAAAtacctaaatgtttttttgaagcGCTTGATTCTGCTGTTTTGGGCCGGCCTGGTGGGTGTTACTTAGATCTTCCAACTGATGTTTTGCATCAGACAATATCGGAATCCGAGGCGGATAGTTTGATAAAATCTGCTGCGGATGTTTCAGAAATTGAAAAGGGTGCGAAAAAGATTACTACTGCAAGTTTGGAAGTTGAAAGGGCGGTGGATTTGCTTAGAAATGCTGAAAGGCCATTGATTGTGTTTGGAAAAGGTGCTGCTTATGCCCGTGCGGAGAATGAGTTGAAGAGATTAGTGGAAAGTACTGGGATTCCGTTTTTGCCAACCCCTATGGGAAAAGGGTTGTTGCCTGATACACATGAACTTGCTGCTAGTGCCGCGAGGTCACTTGCTATTGGGAAATGCGATGTCGCGCTTGTGGTTGGCGCGAGGCTTAATTGGTTGTTGCATTTTGGGGAACCGCCAAAGTGGTCTAAGGAtgtgaaatttattttggttgatgTTAGCGAGGAGGAGATTGAGTTGAGGAAGCCACATTTGGGCTTAGTTGGAGATGCAAAAAAGGTGTTGGAATTGGTAAATAAGGAGATCAAGGAGGATCCTTTTTGTTTGGGGAAGAATCATCCGTGGTTGGAGGCGATTTCAAAGAAGGCTAGGGACAATGTGTCGAGAATGGAGGCACAGCTGGCTAAGGATGTTGTGCCGTTTAATTTTTTGACGCCAATGAGGATTATTAGAAATGCGATCTTAGAAGTGGGGAGTCCTGCACCGGTATTGGTTTCAGAGGGGGCGAATACAATGGATGTTGGCAGAGCTGTTTTGGTTCAGACCGAGCCAAGGACGAGGTTGGATGCTGGAACTTGGGGGACTATGGGTGTTGGTTTGGGTTATTGCATTGCCGCTGCAGTTGCTGAGCCTCATCGCCTTGTGGTTGCAGTTGAGGGCGACTCTGGATTTGGGTTCAGTGCGATGGAAGTTGAGGTATGAGCCTTTACTCATTACTACaatcatgtttaaatttttCGTGCTGAGAACTTTTTGTGATATTTGATTGTTCTAACATTCGAATATGATTGTGCTTTTATCACTCTCTGTTTCTTGGATACTGCAGCTAGCTGTTTACTGCACttatttttatgtgtatttTAAAGGGGGACTATCTTTGTTAGAAGATCGAGAAAGTTTTTGTAATTGCTTTTCTGTAACTCCTTTCACTCTTTCAGAGAAATTCAGATGAATagttagattaaaatattttttaagattatggtagtggttgttttttcaagaattttttatttaaaaatatatcaaaataatattttttttaaaatttatttttggaacgattcaaaattatataaaaaattaatttgaaaaaaaaaataatatttcaaaagcaCCTTTTaaggcaaaaacaaacactctagATAAAAACTGTGCAATGCGCATTTGGGAGTGCCTTTGCACTTACAATTGTCTCATCATGCATTCTGTTACTTGTATTTCTGACCGTTGTAGAACCATTTCAATTGAGTGAAAGATCGAATGAGTCCTTTCTGtttcttctgttttgttttttttaccctGAAGtcacttcaaaattatttctcGTTGGTAACATCAAGCCACAAACCAAAACATCCATTGCATACACGGAATCATTGTTAGTGTCACACATAGCCATTTATCTCCACATGATTTTGTCTGTATCTTTTAAATGTATCGTAGTCAAGCTATTGGAGACCAAAATTTTCTTTGCACTTTTGaagattaagattaagattTTCTTTGACGTGATAAATGAATTGACCAAGTCAAGTCAAATTTACtaaaactgtgtttttttttaattttcttttgaagatTAAGATTAATGAAATATTGGACGAATGTAAAACATTTCACCATAAATTATCGGTTAAAAAACATATGTAAACAGATTAACTAATTAGTAAAGGAACTTAGCTATTCTCTCACAAAAAAGACTTCATTAAAAGTCACTTAGTCCATCCAAAAACTTTAAGATATAAATTCTATTTAAGACACTATTAATGGTGAATATAAATGGGTCATTCATTAGGTTGTAAATGACATTTTTGTATATCCAAAAACACATAGTGCATGCATCAACCACTGGAAAAGGAAAATTTTTGCGCACCAATACTGTTTgattccttttaatttcattcataatttttttttatcaaatcagaAAATGGAAGCTGTTATCTTGTGAAATCTCTTTATTATTGTTGCCTTAAAAGTTAAATGTCTACTATTCTTTCCAACAAAAAGCACCATTTTATCAAATGCTGAATAGCTGGGCTATCCACATGTCAGCTAATGAGAGTACCACTTCTTTGTCTTCCATTTTCTaatcttattattatattaGACTAGATATGCAGTCATAAAATGTTATGCATTTCCTTGCAAAGGGTTAACTTTTATGTAGCTTGAAGTTTGTTTGGAATCAGAAGTTCATGTACATGCATGTCTATGTTTCATTGGAAAAGATGTCTATGCGATGCATGGGGTATGAACTTACTTGATTAGTATACTTTgggaatttaaagaaaatagcaGATTTATAGTATTAAGTAGCATACTATGTGATGTGTGGCTTAGCTTATTATATTACATTGGTCAAAGTACATTTGCTCTTAAAAATTTTTAAGGAATGGGAAATATCACTCTAAAACCAGCTGTATGCTGGTCTTCGAATAACCTTTTTATTCATCACTGAACTGTACCTTTTAGCAAGTTAGTCATGCATAGTTTTTGATCATTGTGTTTTCTGCAGTCATGAAGCATATGTCTTAGAATTAAAAGATTTTCGGGGTTATGGGTGAAAATGAATGCGGTGGTATGAAAGCATATATAGATTTTGATAAAATCTCAATCGGTTTAACTAATCTGCAGATGCCTTTGTTGTTTTCTGCCCTTTCTTGAGAAGGTTTGTAGAAGGTCTCTTTTATGGattagatgagaaaaaaataattataataattaaagaaaagacaATGCACCTGCTGAATTTTTAAAGTCACCCTTTGTTTTTGCTTGCctcatgatataaaataaaaataacaggtTACATTTATATGTAAAATCTTTTGTAGACATTGGTTCGTTACCAGCTGCCCGTGGTCGTGATAGTTTTTAACAATGGTGGTGTTTATGGTGGTGATCGGAGGAACCCTGAAGAAATTACAGGGCCTTTTAAAGATGATCCAGCACCCACTTCTTTTGTCCCTGGCGCTTCTTATCATGTTTTAATTGAAGCTTTCGGGGGGAAGGGTTATCTTGTCGGGACACCTGATGAACTCAAGTCTGCCCTTTCTGAATCCTTCACTGCAAGAAAGCCAGCTGTAATAAATGTCACCATCGACCCTTATGCTGGTGCGGAAAGTGGTAGGATGCAGCACAAAAACTGAGGTAGCCTTCACACGTCTCTTTGTTTTAATCTGTACATCTCTTGGCTGAACTGGTTTTGCAGGATCCCATTTAATAATGTAAAATCACTCGAGTACCGTCTGTTTCTCCTGTTAGATCTTCTTCTACAGGCATGCATGCTGAAGAAGCATAAACTAGTAATAAAACAGAGTGTTACACCTTCTTTTGTAGTAACCTGACTCGAGGAGGGGTTTGGCAAGGACTAGGCTGTAGTTTGATATATGTGTATAGGATTGACATGGCAGTCATATAATGATGGTGATTGAATTAAGTGCTGGGTTCTCATTGTACCCTTTTGTTTAGTTTCGTGTAAGCAAATGGAATTATTGCAGCTAATAAACTAGTTTGTTTAGAGAATTGCAATCAAAGAAACAGACTTCAGTAcatgataaaaattgaaatttagttAAGCGTAGAATTGAACAtgccattttgtttttcattttcttttttgcatcaACCATGGAGGCTGGTTTATTTATTATCACTTGAAGAACAGACAGGCTGCGTGCTGATGGCCTGACAAATCAACCTTCCCTAGCCCTCAGCCCTCCATATATGAGCTGTGTATC
The DNA window shown above is from Populus trichocarpa isolate Nisqually-1 chromosome 4, P.trichocarpa_v4.1, whole genome shotgun sequence and carries:
- the LOC7477453 gene encoding 2-hydroxyacyl-CoA lyase, which codes for MAESNSQTTSQTLIDGNTLAAKSLVAYGITHMFGVVGIPVTSFANRAVAAGIRFIAFHNEQSAGYAASAYGYLTGRPGILLTVSGPGCVHGLAGLSNAMINTWPMVLISGSCDQNDVGRGDFQELNQIEAAKPFSKHLGKAKDIKEIPKCFFEALDSAVLGRPGGCYLDLPTDVLHQTISESEADSLIKSAADVSEIEKGAKKITTASLEVERAVDLLRNAERPLIVFGKGAAYARAENELKRLVESTGIPFLPTPMGKGLLPDTHELAASAARSLAIGKCDVALVVGARLNWLLHFGEPPKWSKDVKFILVDVSEEEIELRKPHLGLVGDAKKVLELVNKEIKEDPFCLGKNHPWLEAISKKARDNVSRMEAQLAKDVVPFNFLTPMRIIRNAILEVGSPAPVLVSEGANTMDVGRAVLVQTEPRTRLDAGTWGTMGVGLGYCIAAAVAEPHRLVVAVEGDSGFGFSAMEVETLVRYQLPVVVIVFNNGGVYGGDRRNPEEITGPFKDDPAPTSFVPGASYHVLIEAFGGKGYLVGTPDELKSALSESFTARKPAVINVTIDPYAGAESGRMQHKN